The Psychrobacter sp. LV10R520-6 genome includes a region encoding these proteins:
- a CDS encoding MFS transporter, which translates to MQAKELLELERREIKALHYTWIAFFLTFYVWFNMAPLATSMLQTESYLTPDHIKLFLIANVALTIPGRVVVGMALDRFGPRRVFSILMVVMAIPTWFFAFGTSAMQLFVARLFMSIVGAGFVVGIHMTALWFKPKDIGFAEGFYAGWGNFGSAAAAITIPTIALQFFGGDDGWRWAIALSGLIMAVYGVAYWFLITDGPTADTHKKARSAGALEVSTWKDLLLYCLFIIPLYGVLSLLVYRTQGMGFLGATGAWVCYGVIGLMVLYQIYKAIRVNVPIIKAGIPEDDKYPFTSVAALNVTYFANFGAELAVVSMLPMFFAATWTLDPTVAGLVASTFAFVNLWARPLGGYISDRVGNRRLVMLVYMFGIGIGFALMGLLNAEWPLFIAVVFTILCSVFVQGAEGATFGVIPSIKRRLTGQISGLAGAYGNVGAVFYLFVFTLVEPNQFFFIIAIGAFIAWVLCFFWLKEPEDAFGDEYKMSSVDIQIAKEYNG; encoded by the coding sequence ATGCAAGCAAAAGAGCTACTTGAGCTGGAACGCCGGGAAATAAAAGCGCTTCACTATACGTGGATCGCTTTTTTTCTTACCTTCTATGTTTGGTTCAATATGGCGCCGCTAGCCACTTCTATGCTACAGACAGAAAGCTATTTGACGCCAGATCATATTAAGTTGTTCCTAATTGCAAACGTGGCTTTAACGATTCCTGGGCGAGTGGTCGTAGGAATGGCTTTAGATCGTTTTGGACCCAGACGGGTATTCTCGATATTAATGGTGGTTATGGCGATACCGACCTGGTTTTTTGCCTTTGGTACTTCTGCCATGCAACTGTTCGTTGCGCGATTATTTATGTCTATCGTTGGTGCCGGTTTTGTAGTCGGTATACATATGACCGCGCTATGGTTTAAACCGAAAGATATTGGCTTTGCTGAAGGCTTTTACGCAGGATGGGGCAATTTTGGCTCAGCAGCAGCGGCTATTACTATTCCAACCATTGCCTTACAGTTCTTCGGTGGCGATGATGGTTGGCGCTGGGCCATTGCATTGTCTGGCTTAATTATGGCCGTTTACGGTGTGGCCTATTGGTTTCTTATTACCGATGGTCCAACGGCTGATACCCATAAAAAAGCACGCTCGGCTGGCGCTTTAGAGGTGTCTACTTGGAAAGATCTTTTATTATACTGTTTGTTTATTATTCCTTTATACGGAGTACTGTCATTACTAGTCTATCGTACTCAAGGAATGGGGTTTTTAGGCGCTACTGGCGCTTGGGTATGCTATGGCGTTATCGGGTTAATGGTGCTGTATCAAATCTATAAAGCCATTAGGGTTAACGTTCCTATTATTAAGGCGGGGATTCCTGAAGATGATAAGTATCCGTTTACCTCCGTTGCTGCTCTAAACGTGACTTACTTTGCTAATTTTGGCGCAGAGCTGGCAGTGGTATCTATGCTACCGATGTTCTTTGCCGCGACCTGGACCCTTGATCCTACGGTAGCCGGGCTGGTTGCCTCAACTTTTGCTTTTGTTAACTTATGGGCGCGCCCGCTAGGAGGATATATCTCCGATCGAGTAGGCAATCGCCGTCTGGTTATGTTGGTATATATGTTCGGCATTGGTATCGGATTTGCGCTAATGGGATTATTGAATGCAGAGTGGCCGTTGTTTATTGCGGTGGTCTTTACTATTTTATGCTCAGTGTTTGTACAAGGCGCAGAAGGGGCGACCTTTGGCGTTATTCCATCCATTAAGCGGCGTCTCACTGGTCAGATATCAGGTTTGGCAGGCGCTTATGGCAACGTAGGTGCAGTATTCTACTTGTTTGTATTTACCTTAGTTGAGCCCAACCAGTTCTTTTTTATTATTGCTATAGGCGCCTTTATTGCTTGGGTACTTTGTTTCTTCTGGTTAAAAGAACCTGAAGACGCCTTTGGTGATGAGTATAAAATGTCATCTGTAGATATTCAGATTGCCAAAGAATATAACGGTTAG
- a CDS encoding NarK family nitrate/nitrite MFS transporter produces MGSNDDFKGGKLITDWRPEIEEFWESSGKKVARRNLWISIPALLLAFAVWMVWSAVIVRLPEIGFDFDSGQLFWLAALPGLSGATLRIFYSFMVPIFGGRRWTAISTASLLIPALWMGFAVQNPDTPFIIFAIIALLCGFGGGNFASSMSNISFFFPKSEQGTALGLNAGLGNLGVSVMQFVVPVVILFAAFGSLGGDPQISGSGQLFYLQNAGFIWVPFILLFSVLAWFGMNDIATSKASFKDQSIIFKRKHNWIMCILYMATFGSFIGFSAAFPMLIKNSFPAIDALKFAFLGPLVGALFRPLGGWISDKVGGARVTFWNYIVMVLAVLAVMYFLPNESTEGSFVGYFISFMVLFITTGIGNGSTFTMIPVIFRTLHERLEPEKIGQEGLFVKIRKESAAVVGFTSAIAAYGAFFIPKMFGSGLGVFGTFIALIVFYIICIVLTWWYYSRGNAEYPC; encoded by the coding sequence ATGGGCAGTAATGACGATTTTAAAGGTGGTAAGCTCATCACTGACTGGCGTCCCGAAATAGAAGAATTTTGGGAAAGTAGCGGCAAAAAAGTCGCCCGTCGCAATTTATGGATATCTATACCCGCCTTACTACTGGCTTTTGCGGTATGGATGGTATGGAGTGCAGTCATTGTTCGCCTGCCAGAGATAGGTTTTGATTTTGATAGTGGGCAGCTGTTTTGGTTGGCCGCTTTGCCCGGTTTATCAGGGGCGACGCTGCGGATTTTTTATTCTTTTATGGTGCCTATTTTTGGTGGTCGGCGCTGGACCGCTATTTCGACTGCATCATTATTAATTCCAGCATTATGGATGGGGTTTGCGGTTCAAAACCCTGATACCCCGTTCATTATATTCGCCATTATTGCGTTACTTTGCGGCTTCGGTGGGGGCAACTTTGCCTCTTCTATGTCCAATATCTCATTCTTTTTTCCAAAATCTGAACAAGGTACCGCCCTTGGCCTCAACGCCGGTCTCGGTAATTTAGGCGTATCTGTCATGCAGTTCGTCGTGCCGGTGGTCATCCTGTTCGCGGCATTCGGTAGCTTAGGTGGCGATCCACAGATTTCTGGTTCGGGCCAACTGTTTTATCTACAAAATGCGGGCTTTATTTGGGTGCCTTTTATCCTTTTATTCTCAGTGTTGGCTTGGTTTGGAATGAATGATATCGCGACTTCTAAAGCCTCTTTTAAAGATCAATCCATTATCTTTAAGCGTAAGCACAACTGGATTATGTGTATTCTTTATATGGCAACCTTTGGTTCATTTATTGGTTTCTCTGCCGCATTTCCTATGTTGATTAAGAATTCATTCCCAGCAATAGATGCCCTGAAGTTTGCCTTTTTAGGCCCCTTAGTAGGCGCCCTGTTTCGTCCATTAGGCGGTTGGATATCTGACAAAGTGGGCGGCGCTAGAGTGACGTTTTGGAATTATATTGTGATGGTGTTGGCTGTACTGGCTGTCATGTACTTTTTACCCAATGAGAGCACTGAAGGCAGTTTTGTTGGGTACTTTATCTCATTTATGGTGTTATTTATTACCACGGGCATTGGTAATGGCTCTACTTTTACCATGATTCCGGTTATTTTTAGAACGTTGCATGAGAGACTTGAACCAGAGAAAATTGGGCAAGAAGGACTGTTCGTAAAAATACGTAAAGAGTCAGCAGCGGTCGTTGGCTTTACCTCGGCTATCGCGGCTTACGGTGCTTTCTTTATACCTAAAATGTTTGGGTCGGGCTTAGGGGTCTTCGGTACTTTTATCGCTTTGATTGTTTTCTATATCATTTGTATCGTATTGACCTGGTGGTATTACAGTCGCGGAAATGCTGAATATCCTTGCTAG
- a CDS encoding histidine kinase, with amino-acid sequence MNSNRRHSLPLHAWGAIFTISILCFISALGSGMLAWVSESDAQAINTAGSIRMATYRISFQLATDFAEEHPFDLNIGLNQKNLEGQNNVENEKKIREQDELNSVSLRESEEVRLLVEDMQNRLTKLNEYLSENANQSKIISDQFQGIETTWLQDLKPSLLAQDKQTFYNDSLQFVKDVDELVNELQYRNEQRQLWQQILQISFLILTIVIMLIGMHELRQNVLTPVQQLIKANYKFKQGKRNTRVSISGYTEFNKLGDSFNDMASTIETHQRSLESEVQIKTQHLVKANQVLSLFYDFSKSLTTSQVSLYRLDTLITDFGKILPHLEFTLCIQNKFINNKNAIILHGEKMKELCKKLNCDNCLTKEGAYTKSYPIAHQKIEFGELKVRPKSVLLINSILSPDDNDGSTKSSQRIQIAKEGRNFFESEIGSELDFENNELIVALTNLISTALSLRKQRQQEHQLILFEERSTIARELHDSLAQSLSYLKIQVSVLERHLKNGSDEQNEASVRQHIDQIKLGLSSAYQQLRDLLITFRLTIDNDNFDEALHEAANEFALKGKFDITVSNRVMTLNLSATEQIDLIQIAREALSNISRHAQAESVDIELGYDDEDKYIVMTIVDDGVGISGTVDQTQHHGLMIMKERAHNLGGELIVSNNQPQGTTITAKFAPNFFDESTIEEAYL; translated from the coding sequence ATGAATAGTAACCGACGACATTCTCTACCCCTTCATGCTTGGGGCGCTATCTTCACTATTTCTATCCTATGCTTTATATCTGCATTGGGTAGTGGCATGCTAGCTTGGGTATCAGAATCAGATGCGCAAGCCATTAACACCGCAGGCTCGATACGGATGGCCACTTACCGTATTAGCTTTCAGCTGGCGACTGACTTTGCTGAAGAACATCCTTTTGATTTAAACATTGGTCTTAATCAAAAGAACTTAGAAGGTCAGAATAATGTTGAGAATGAGAAAAAGATTAGAGAACAGGATGAATTAAATTCTGTCTCTCTAAGAGAGTCTGAAGAAGTACGCCTCCTCGTTGAAGACATGCAAAATAGGCTCACAAAATTAAATGAATATTTATCAGAGAATGCAAACCAGAGTAAGATAATTAGCGATCAGTTCCAAGGCATTGAGACAACATGGCTTCAAGATTTAAAGCCTTCATTATTGGCACAGGACAAACAAACATTTTATAATGACTCACTGCAATTTGTTAAAGATGTAGATGAACTGGTCAATGAGTTGCAATATCGGAATGAGCAGCGACAACTATGGCAACAGATATTACAAATCTCTTTTTTGATTCTGACCATTGTTATTATGCTTATTGGTATGCATGAGCTGCGTCAAAATGTACTGACACCCGTACAACAACTTATTAAAGCCAATTATAAATTTAAGCAGGGCAAACGCAATACGAGAGTGTCTATATCAGGCTATACAGAGTTCAATAAACTTGGGGATTCTTTTAATGATATGGCCAGTACCATTGAGACTCATCAGCGTTCACTTGAGAGTGAGGTACAGATAAAAACCCAACATCTAGTGAAAGCCAACCAAGTGCTGTCGCTGTTTTATGATTTTTCTAAATCCCTAACCACCAGTCAAGTGAGTTTATATAGGCTTGATACTTTAATTACAGATTTTGGCAAAATCCTTCCGCATTTAGAGTTCACTTTATGCATCCAGAATAAATTTATAAATAATAAGAACGCCATCATCTTACACGGTGAAAAAATGAAAGAGCTGTGTAAGAAGCTAAACTGTGATAATTGTTTAACTAAAGAAGGCGCATATACCAAATCCTACCCTATCGCCCACCAAAAAATCGAATTCGGCGAGTTAAAAGTCAGACCAAAATCGGTGCTACTTATCAATAGCATACTGTCGCCAGATGATAATGACGGCAGTACGAAATCCTCACAGCGTATTCAGATTGCAAAAGAAGGTAGAAACTTTTTCGAGTCTGAAATAGGTTCTGAGCTAGATTTTGAAAACAATGAGCTGATTGTAGCGCTCACTAACCTCATCAGTACTGCTCTGTCACTACGTAAACAAAGACAACAGGAGCATCAGCTCATCTTGTTTGAAGAGAGATCCACTATTGCTAGAGAGTTGCATGATTCTTTGGCTCAGTCCCTGTCTTATCTAAAAATTCAAGTCAGTGTGTTAGAACGGCATCTTAAAAATGGGTCTGACGAACAAAATGAAGCCTCCGTCCGGCAGCATATTGATCAAATAAAGCTAGGCCTTAGCTCCGCCTATCAACAGCTAAGAGATTTATTAATTACCTTTCGGCTTACTATTGATAATGATAATTTTGATGAAGCATTACACGAAGCTGCCAATGAATTTGCCTTAAAGGGTAAGTTTGATATTACGGTGAGTAATCGAGTGATGACTCTGAATTTAAGTGCCACTGAACAAATTGATTTGATCCAAATTGCCAGAGAGGCGTTGTCAAATATTAGCAGGCATGCCCAAGCTGAAAGTGTAGACATTGAACTGGGATATGATGATGAGGACAAATATATTGTTATGACCATCGTAGATGATGGTGTTGGTATATCAGGCACCGTAGATCAGACTCAGCATCATGGTTTAATGATTATGAAAGAGCGCGCCCATAACTTAGGTGGGGAATTGATCGTCTCTAATAATCAGCCACAGGGCACTACAATAACCGCTAAGTTTGCGCCCAATTTCTTTGACGAAAGCACCATCGAAGAAGCTTATCTATAA
- the narL gene encoding two-component system response regulator NarL — MSTKVYTSASPARLLLVDDHPMLRRGVAELLNLESDVKVVGEASNGQEALEFLANNEVDLVILDHKMPVLTGMETLKEIKARNIKTKTVLFTVSDSGEDVQDALKLGVDGYLLKDMEPDLIIIDIRKILRGELVISPNLASILAQTLRTPSIQDIAGNLTGRELQVIQMIAEGLSNKMIANKLDIAESTVKVHVKHILNKTGLRTRVDAAVWTVNHLSK, encoded by the coding sequence ATGAGTACCAAAGTTTATACCTCCGCTTCTCCCGCTCGGTTGTTATTAGTAGATGATCATCCTATGTTACGTCGAGGTGTAGCAGAATTACTGAATCTTGAGAGCGATGTCAAAGTCGTTGGTGAAGCGAGTAATGGACAAGAGGCGCTAGAATTCTTAGCAAATAATGAGGTCGATTTGGTCATTCTAGATCATAAGATGCCTGTACTAACCGGTATGGAAACTTTAAAAGAAATTAAAGCGAGAAACATTAAGACCAAAACCGTATTATTTACGGTTTCTGATAGCGGTGAAGATGTACAAGATGCCTTAAAGTTGGGCGTAGATGGCTATCTATTAAAAGATATGGAACCTGATTTAATCATTATTGATATTAGAAAAATATTGCGCGGCGAACTGGTTATCAGTCCAAACCTAGCGTCAATATTGGCTCAAACCTTACGTACCCCCAGTATTCAAGATATTGCAGGCAATCTGACGGGTAGGGAGTTACAAGTGATTCAAATGATAGCGGAAGGGCTCAGTAATAAAATGATCGCCAATAAGCTCGATATTGCAGAGTCAACGGTAAAAGTACACGTGAAGCATATCCTTAACAAGACCGGTCTGCGTACGCGGGTAGATGCTGCCGTTTGGACAGTCAATCATTTGTCGAAATAA
- a CDS encoding ExbD/TolR family protein, translating to MAFHLGDEETQGISGMNLIPLIDIMLVLMIIFLVTATVMNPTVPLELPETSATVSDLPDEVLQVSIDKDSGLFWDEEALTLEQLQVRFEQAAKEGRNPNIHLRADKDTRYDMVAQVLAAASNAGLTKIAFVNK from the coding sequence ATGGCGTTTCATCTAGGCGATGAAGAGACCCAAGGCATAAGCGGGATGAATCTAATTCCACTCATCGATATTATGCTGGTGCTGATGATTATCTTTTTGGTCACGGCCACAGTGATGAATCCAACTGTACCTTTGGAGCTACCCGAGACCAGTGCCACGGTTAGTGACTTGCCTGATGAGGTGTTGCAAGTCAGTATTGATAAAGACAGTGGCTTATTCTGGGATGAAGAGGCGCTGACGTTAGAGCAATTGCAAGTACGGTTTGAGCAAGCAGCAAAAGAGGGGCGTAATCCGAATATTCACCTGCGGGCGGATAAAGACACCCGTTACGACATGGTCGCACAAGTGCTGGCTGCCGCGAGTAATGCGGGTTTGACTAAGATTGCTTTTGTAAACAAATAA
- a CDS encoding MotA/TolQ/ExbB proton channel family protein — protein sequence MDFTDYWQYTDIITKFLFFALFVLSIASWVTGILRLHYSRQLAKTVVADLAQQVRSQVPHTLQASPEERRLLTEQTLLQQIGRYRYQSEQGLPLLGTTAAIAPFIGLFGTVWGIFHALRSIGESGQAGLAQVAGPVGEALIMTGLGLAVAIPAVIFYNIITRMNRRILHMANDIAHGLLGESMRPAMTTEIKATDDKVADIKV from the coding sequence ATGGATTTTACCGATTATTGGCAATACACAGATATTATTACTAAGTTTTTGTTTTTTGCGCTATTTGTGTTATCGATCGCTTCTTGGGTTACGGGTATCTTGCGACTGCATTATAGCCGCCAGTTGGCTAAAACGGTCGTTGCTGACTTAGCGCAGCAAGTACGCAGTCAGGTACCGCATACTTTGCAAGCCAGCCCAGAAGAGCGCAGGCTCCTCACCGAACAGACGTTGTTACAGCAGATCGGTCGCTACCGTTATCAGAGCGAGCAAGGGTTGCCACTGCTTGGCACGACCGCTGCTATTGCGCCCTTTATTGGGCTATTCGGGACAGTGTGGGGAATATTCCATGCGCTGCGTAGCATAGGCGAAAGCGGGCAGGCGGGACTGGCGCAAGTGGCGGGTCCGGTAGGAGAAGCGCTTATTATGACTGGTCTCGGTCTTGCGGTAGCAATTCCCGCGGTGATCTTTTACAACATTATTACGCGTATGAATCGCCGGATTTTGCACATGGCCAACGATATCGCGCATGGTCTATTGGGCGAATCAATGCGACCGGCCATGACAACAGAAATTAAAGCAACCGATGACAAAGTAGCTGATATTAAAGTATAA
- a CDS encoding nitrate reductase subunit alpha, with the protein MSHLLDQFRFFKRKKGEFADGHGETRDESREWENAYRSRWQYDKVVRSTHGVNCTGSCSWKIYVKNGLVTWETQQTDYPETRPDLPNHEPRGCPRGASYSWYMYSANRVKYPKVRKPLLKLWREAKGEFPDPVDAWGSIVEDPIKAEQYKSKRGLGGFIRSTWAEVNEIIAASNVYTAKVYGPDRIVGFSPIPAMSMVSYAAGSRYLSLIGGANLSFYDWYCDLPPASPMTWGEQTDVPESADWYNSDYIIAWGSNVPQTRTPDAHFFTEVRYKGTKTVSITPDYAEISKLTDLWLNPKQGTDAAVAQAFCHVIIKEFYLKHPSEYFLDYAKRYTDMPILVMIEGAEGSRRPGRYLRASDLVDNLGQENNPEWKTIGLNNDGELVSPQGSIGYRWGEKGKWNIEQKNGTTGEAIDLTLTLKDSAETCIVAFDYFGHVKHPHFECVPGEALQQKTVPCKTVTLADGTTAIVATVFDLTVANLGVDNGVGGDHVTDDYNDASVPGTPAWQEVITGLSRERVIQVGREFAENAHKTKGKSMIIIGAGMNHWYHLDMNYRGAINMLMLCGCIGKSGGGWAHYVGQEKLRPQTGWLPLAFALDWHRPPRQMAGTSFFYNHSSQWRHETISAHEILSPHANKTHFPEHMLDYNIQAERAGWLPSAPQLDRNPLIIAEQAKASGKEIEDYVVDSLEDGSMRFACEAPDNPVNFPRNMFIWRSNLLGSSGKGHEYMLKYFLGTKNGLLNEENPAGHLQPKEVDWVEKGPTGKLDLVVTLDFRMSSTCMYSDIVLPTATWYEKDDMNTSDMHPFIHPLTAATDPAWESKTDWEIYKGIAKSFSEVSKGHLGVETDVVTYPMQHDTPGELAQPFGGTDWKTAGEKPVPGKNCPMIKIVERDYPSTYAKFISLGPALEKLGNGSKGLNWDVKTEVKQLGDLNYRVTEPGVSEGRPRISTAVHASETILMLAPETNGHVAVKGWQALSEFTGREHEHLAKSSEHTKIRFKDIVAQPRKIISSPTWSGIESDEVSYNAGYTNVHELIPWRTLTGRQQFYQDHPWMQAFGEQMQQYRPPIDTKTTEIVKNAKPNGNKEIVLNFLTPHQKWGIHSTYSDNLLMLTLSRGGPCVWMSEVDAAKAGIVDNDWIELFNANGALTARAIVSQRVKEGMTMMYHAQEKLVNIPGSEQTGTRGGIHNSMTRTILKPTHMIGSYAQQSYGFNYYGTVGCNRDEFVVIRKMSKIDWLEDKPDDSLPRPLPTSIEG; encoded by the coding sequence ATGAGCCATTTACTCGATCAATTCCGTTTTTTTAAACGCAAAAAAGGTGAGTTCGCTGATGGACACGGCGAGACCCGTGATGAGTCGCGTGAGTGGGAAAATGCTTATCGCAGCCGTTGGCAGTATGACAAAGTCGTGCGCTCAACCCATGGCGTTAACTGTACGGGTTCTTGCTCATGGAAAATCTATGTTAAAAACGGACTGGTAACTTGGGAAACTCAGCAAACTGACTATCCAGAAACTCGTCCAGACTTACCCAACCACGAACCTCGAGGCTGTCCTCGTGGCGCAAGCTACAGCTGGTATATGTATTCTGCCAACCGGGTAAAATATCCTAAAGTACGTAAGCCTTTATTAAAATTATGGCGCGAAGCCAAGGGAGAATTTCCAGACCCAGTCGATGCTTGGGGAAGTATCGTCGAAGATCCAATCAAAGCGGAACAGTATAAATCTAAGCGCGGTTTAGGGGGCTTTATCCGCTCAACTTGGGCAGAGGTCAACGAGATTATTGCCGCGAGTAACGTCTATACTGCCAAAGTTTATGGCCCTGACCGTATTGTCGGTTTCTCTCCTATTCCGGCCATGTCGATGGTCAGCTACGCTGCTGGTAGTCGTTATTTGTCCTTGATTGGTGGCGCTAACTTATCTTTCTACGATTGGTACTGTGACCTGCCGCCTGCGTCTCCAATGACTTGGGGTGAGCAAACGGATGTTCCTGAATCCGCCGATTGGTATAACTCTGATTATATTATCGCTTGGGGTTCAAACGTCCCGCAAACTCGCACACCCGATGCGCATTTCTTCACTGAAGTCCGTTATAAAGGCACTAAAACCGTTTCTATTACTCCCGATTATGCGGAGATATCCAAGTTAACTGATTTATGGCTGAATCCCAAGCAAGGGACGGATGCGGCAGTAGCTCAAGCTTTTTGTCATGTCATTATTAAAGAGTTTTACCTAAAGCATCCTAGCGAGTATTTTCTAGACTACGCCAAGCGCTATACCGATATGCCAATCTTGGTCATGATAGAAGGCGCAGAAGGCTCGCGTCGCCCTGGTCGCTACCTTCGTGCTTCTGACTTGGTTGATAACTTAGGTCAAGAAAACAATCCAGAATGGAAAACCATCGGCCTGAATAATGATGGCGAGTTGGTTTCTCCACAAGGCTCTATTGGTTATCGCTGGGGCGAAAAGGGTAAGTGGAACATTGAGCAAAAGAACGGTACAACAGGCGAAGCGATTGACCTGACGCTAACCTTAAAAGACAGCGCTGAGACTTGCATAGTCGCATTTGACTACTTTGGTCATGTTAAACATCCACACTTTGAATGCGTACCAGGCGAAGCGTTACAGCAAAAGACCGTCCCTTGTAAAACCGTTACCCTTGCCGACGGCACCACCGCTATAGTAGCGACCGTATTTGACTTAACGGTTGCCAATCTTGGGGTCGATAATGGGGTTGGAGGCGATCACGTCACCGATGACTATAACGATGCTAGTGTCCCAGGTACGCCGGCGTGGCAGGAAGTGATCACTGGACTCAGTCGTGAGCGTGTCATCCAAGTGGGCCGTGAGTTTGCAGAAAACGCGCATAAGACTAAAGGCAAATCGATGATTATCATCGGTGCGGGTATGAACCACTGGTATCACCTCGACATGAACTATCGTGGTGCGATTAACATGCTCATGCTGTGCGGTTGTATCGGCAAATCAGGTGGCGGCTGGGCGCATTATGTGGGTCAAGAAAAACTACGCCCACAGACCGGTTGGTTGCCATTAGCCTTTGCGCTTGATTGGCATCGCCCACCACGCCAAATGGCCGGTACTAGCTTCTTCTATAATCATAGCTCGCAGTGGCGTCATGAGACCATTTCTGCACATGAGATTCTCTCACCGCATGCCAATAAAACCCATTTCCCTGAGCATATGCTTGATTACAATATTCAGGCGGAACGCGCCGGCTGGTTACCTTCAGCGCCGCAACTCGATCGCAACCCGCTAATCATTGCTGAGCAAGCAAAAGCGAGTGGCAAAGAGATTGAGGATTATGTGGTGGATTCTCTGGAAGACGGCAGTATGCGTTTTGCCTGTGAAGCACCGGACAACCCCGTCAACTTCCCGCGTAATATGTTTATCTGGCGCTCAAACCTTTTAGGCTCATCAGGTAAAGGGCATGAATATATGCTCAAGTATTTCTTGGGTACCAAAAACGGCCTATTAAACGAAGAAAACCCTGCGGGTCATCTGCAACCCAAAGAAGTCGATTGGGTAGAAAAAGGCCCGACTGGCAAGCTGGATCTGGTGGTTACTTTAGACTTCCGTATGTCTTCTACTTGTATGTATTCTGATATCGTGCTGCCGACTGCGACTTGGTATGAAAAAGATGACATGAATACCTCAGATATGCATCCTTTTATCCATCCTCTAACGGCAGCAACAGACCCTGCTTGGGAATCTAAAACGGATTGGGAAATCTATAAAGGTATCGCTAAGAGCTTCTCTGAAGTATCAAAAGGCCATCTAGGGGTTGAGACTGACGTCGTGACTTATCCGATGCAACATGACACCCCGGGCGAATTGGCTCAGCCATTTGGCGGCACAGACTGGAAAACCGCTGGCGAAAAACCCGTTCCGGGTAAGAACTGTCCAATGATTAAGATTGTTGAGCGTGATTATCCAAGTACCTATGCTAAGTTCATCTCTCTAGGCCCTGCTTTAGAAAAACTAGGCAATGGCTCAAAAGGTCTAAATTGGGACGTCAAAACCGAAGTCAAACAACTTGGTGATCTCAATTACCGCGTGACTGAACCCGGCGTTTCTGAAGGTCGACCACGTATCAGTACGGCAGTCCATGCGTCCGAAACTATCTTAATGCTCGCCCCAGAAACCAACGGTCATGTTGCTGTTAAAGGCTGGCAGGCATTATCTGAGTTTACCGGTCGCGAACATGAGCATCTTGCCAAATCTAGTGAGCATACAAAAATTCGCTTTAAAGACATCGTGGCGCAACCGCGTAAAATTATCTCAAGTCCAACGTGGTCGGGTATCGAGTCCGATGAAGTGAGCTATAACGCCGGTTATACCAACGTTCATGAGCTCATTCCTTGGCGTACGCTTACCGGCCGTCAGCAGTTTTATCAAGATCATCCTTGGATGCAGGCATTTGGGGAACAAATGCAACAGTATCGTCCCCCGATTGATACCAAAACCACTGAAATAGTCAAAAACGCTAAGCCCAATGGTAATAAAGAAATTGTCCTTAACTTTTTAACACCGCATCAAAAGTGGGGTATCCATAGTACGTATTCTGACAACTTATTGATGCTGACCTTGAGCCGTGGTGGTCCCTGTGTCTGGATGTCAGAAGTTGATGCGGCAAAAGCAGGTATCGTCGATAACGATTGGATTGAGCTGTTCAATGCTAACGGCGCTCTCACCGCTCGTGCCATCGTCAGTCAGCGGGTCAAAGAAGGTATGACCATGATGTATCACGCTCAGGAAAAACTGGTCAATATCCCTGGTTCTGAGCAGACCGGTACTCGTGGCGGCATTCACAACTCAATGACTCGTACTATCTTGAAGCCTACCCATATGATTGGCAGCTATGCTCAGCAATCTTATGGCTTCAACTATTATGGAACGGTGGGTTGTAACCGTGATGAGTTTGTTGTTATCCGTAAAATGTCAAAAATTGACTGGTTAGAAGACAAGCCAGATGATTCATTACCTCGTCCATTGCCCACCAGCATTGAAGGGTAA